Proteins found in one Salvia splendens isolate huo1 chromosome 10, SspV2, whole genome shotgun sequence genomic segment:
- the LOC121750796 gene encoding ATP synthase subunit O, mitochondrial-like isoform X1 translates to MAGRFRSGLPLLRRALAAGNFSSAQRSVVCPTIEHAKSYATAAPAKEKKVKVPVTMFGVSGNYASALYIAAVKANALDKVESELLSLIEASKKSPTFSQFMRDLSVDADTRKKAITDICDQAKFSEVTKNFLVIVAEGGRLGCLERMAQRFSELTMAHRGEVKATVTTVIALPPEEEKELKETLQYMLGQGKKVKVEQKIDPSILGGLVVEFSQKVFDMSIRTRAAQMERFLRQPLSSDGN, encoded by the exons ATGGCAGGGCGATTTAGATCTGGTCTTCCTCTCCTCCGCCGAGCTCTCGCCGCTGGTAACTTCTCCTCCGCCCAGAGATCCGTCGTTTGCCCTACAATCGAG CACGCAAAGAGCTATGCTACCGCCGCTCctgcaaaagaaaagaaggtCAAG GTGCCTGTGACAATGTTTGGGGTGTCTGGAAACTATGCTTCAGCTTTGTATATCGCAGCAGTCAAAGCCAATGCACTGGACAAGGTTGAATCTGAGCTTCTTTCCCTAATTGAGGCTTCAAAGAAAAGCCCTACATTTTCTCAATTCATGAGGGATCTATCAGTTGATGCGGATACAAGAAAGAAGGCTATTACTGATATTTGCGACCAAGCTAAATTTTCAGAAGTCACAAAGAACTTCTTGG TTATCGTTGCTGAAGGCGGAAGGCTGGGATGTCTAGAACGTATGGCTCAGAGATTCTCTGAGCTGACCATGGCACATCGAGGGGAAGTTAAAGCAACAGTGACAACTGTGATT GCTCTACCCCCAGAGGAGGAGAAAGAATTGAAAGAAACATTGCAGTACATGCTTGGACAAGGCAAGAAAGTTAAGGTTGAACAGAAG ATTGATCCTAGTATTCTCGGTGGTCTTGTTGTCGAGTTCTCACAGAAGGTTTTTGACATGTCTATAAGGACTAGGGCCGCCCAGATGGAGCGCTTCCTGCGTcaacctttgagctcggatggTAACTAA
- the LOC121752301 gene encoding argininosuccinate lyase, chloroplastic-like, whose product MESLSFLSKPFSSSSAAPFPRPTPLLPRRALSSVSALHMSSSKEAKLWGGRFEDSVTDAVEKFTESISFDKALYSHDIIGSRAHASMLARQGLITDDDRDRILDGLDVIRGQIERGEFVWRTDREDVHMNIEAALTDLVGEPAKKLHTARSRNDQVCTDFRLWCRDAIDAIVSRIRKLQAALVKLAVKNENLIVPGYTHMQRAQPVLLPHLLLAYVEPLERDAQRLLDCRARLNFCPLGACALAGTGLPIDRFMTSEALGFTGPMRNSIDAVSDRDFVLEFLSANSITAVHLSRLGEEWVLWASEEFGFIIPSDSVSTGSSIMPQKKNPDPMELVRGKSARVIGDLVSLLVLCKGLPHAYNRDLQEDKEPVFDSVKTIMGMLEVSAEFAENITYNQERIKAALPAGHLDATTLADYLVKKGIPFRTSHDIVGRSVAFCVSRNCRLEDLSLDELRSISPTFDKDVYEYLGVEKAIKNFSSYGSTGSECVSGQLDYWIAKLELSR is encoded by the exons ATGGAATCCCTCTCATTTCTCTCCAAacccttctcctcctcctccgccgccccCTTTCCCAGACCTACACCTCTCCTTCCCCGCCGCGCACTCTCCTCCGTCTCCGCCCTCCACATGAGCAGCTCCAAGGAGGCCAAGCTATGGGGCGGCCGCTTCGAGGACAGCGTCACGGACGCCGTCGAGAAATTCACCGAGTCCATCTCCTTCGATAAAGCTCTTTACAGCCACGACATTATCGGAAGCCGCGCCCACGCCTCCATGCTTGCTCGTCAG GGATTGATCACTGACGATGATAGGGATAGGATTCTAGACGGTCTCGATGTGATTAGGGGCCAAATTGAGCGGGGAGAGTTTGTGTGGAGGACTGACCGAGAGGATGTGCATATGAACATCGAAGCCGCGCTTACTGACTTGGTTGGCGAGCCAGCTAAGAAGCTCCACACCGCCCGCAGCAGAAATGATCAAGTTTGCACCGATTTTCGCCTCTGGTGTAGGGATGCCATTGATGCCATTGTTTCAAGGATAAGGAAACTTCAG GCTGCGCTGGTTAAATTGGCTGTGAAGAATGAGAATCTGATAGTTCCAGGGTACACTCATATGCAGAGGGCACAGCCTGTTCTTCTGCCACATCTTCTATTGGCGTATGTTGAGCCG CTTGAACGAGACGCACAACGCTTGCTGGACTGCCGTGCAAGACTTAACTTTTGCCCCCTGGGTGCTTGTGCACTAGCTGGAACTGGTTTGCCCATTGATAGATTTATGACTTCTGAAGCTCTTGGATTCACAGGCCCAATGAGAAACAG CATTGATGCAGTTTCAGATCGAGATTTTGTATTGGAGTTCCTTTCTGCAAACTCCATTACAGCTGTCCACCTTTCGCGCCTTGGTGAAGAGTGGGTGTTGTGGGCATCAGAGGAATTTGGCTTTATCATTCCTAGTGACTCTGTTTCAACTGGAAGCAGTATAATGCCTCAGAAGAAGAACCCAGACCCAATGGAACTTGTCCGAGGGAAATCTGCTAGGGTTATAGGGGACCTGGTTTCACTTCTTGTGCTGTGCAAGGGTCTTCCTCATGCATACAACCGGGATTTACAG GAAGACAAAGAACCTGTGTTTGACAGTGTTAAAACAATAATGGGAATGCTCGAAGTGTCTGCAGAATTTGCTGAAAATATAACTTACAATCAGGAGAGGATAAAGGCTGCTCTACCAGCTGGTCACCTTGATGCAACAACACTTGCAGACTACCTTGTTAAAAAG GGAATACCATTCAGAACTTCTCATGATATAGTCGGAAGATCTGTTGCTTTCTGTGTTTCAAGAAACTGCCGTCTTGAAGATCTGAGCCTCGATGAGCTCAGAAGCATAAGCCCGACATTTGACAAGGATGTGTATGAGTACCTTGGAGTCGAGAAAGCAATAAAGAATTTCAGCTCGTATGGCTCCACCGGCTCGGAATGTGTATCCGGCCAGCTGGATTATTGGATTGCTAAGTTAGAATTGAGTAGGTAG
- the LOC121750796 gene encoding ATP synthase subunit O, mitochondrial-like isoform X2, protein MAGRFRSGLPLLRRALAAGNFSSAQRSVVCPTIEVPVTMFGVSGNYASALYIAAVKANALDKVESELLSLIEASKKSPTFSQFMRDLSVDADTRKKAITDICDQAKFSEVTKNFLVIVAEGGRLGCLERMAQRFSELTMAHRGEVKATVTTVIALPPEEEKELKETLQYMLGQGKKVKVEQKIDPSILGGLVVEFSQKVFDMSIRTRAAQMERFLRQPLSSDGN, encoded by the exons ATGGCAGGGCGATTTAGATCTGGTCTTCCTCTCCTCCGCCGAGCTCTCGCCGCTGGTAACTTCTCCTCCGCCCAGAGATCCGTCGTTTGCCCTACAATCGAG GTGCCTGTGACAATGTTTGGGGTGTCTGGAAACTATGCTTCAGCTTTGTATATCGCAGCAGTCAAAGCCAATGCACTGGACAAGGTTGAATCTGAGCTTCTTTCCCTAATTGAGGCTTCAAAGAAAAGCCCTACATTTTCTCAATTCATGAGGGATCTATCAGTTGATGCGGATACAAGAAAGAAGGCTATTACTGATATTTGCGACCAAGCTAAATTTTCAGAAGTCACAAAGAACTTCTTGG TTATCGTTGCTGAAGGCGGAAGGCTGGGATGTCTAGAACGTATGGCTCAGAGATTCTCTGAGCTGACCATGGCACATCGAGGGGAAGTTAAAGCAACAGTGACAACTGTGATT GCTCTACCCCCAGAGGAGGAGAAAGAATTGAAAGAAACATTGCAGTACATGCTTGGACAAGGCAAGAAAGTTAAGGTTGAACAGAAG ATTGATCCTAGTATTCTCGGTGGTCTTGTTGTCGAGTTCTCACAGAAGGTTTTTGACATGTCTATAAGGACTAGGGCCGCCCAGATGGAGCGCTTCCTGCGTcaacctttgagctcggatggTAACTAA